Proteins encoded together in one Chthoniobacterales bacterium window:
- a CDS encoding GDP-L-fucose synthase — MTPSTRVYVAGHRGMVGSAVVRLLEARGFENLILRTRAELDLTDAAAVKTFFETEKPEVVIVAAARVGGIHANSTYPAEFLHENLASAHNVIHQAWLSGVKRLLFLGSSCIYPRLAPQPMTEECLLTSELEPTNEPYAIAKITGLKLCQYYRKQYGVLFHSAMPTNLYGPGDNYHPDNSHVLPALIRRFHEARESHAESVTIWGTGSPYREFLHSDDLAAGLFAVLQMEDPPDWINVGYGSDVTIRELAETIARVIGFQGRLEWDTTKPDGTPRKLMDSSKLLATGWRPSFDLESGIRNAYEDFLEHLRTATLRTA, encoded by the coding sequence ATGACCCCATCCACTCGCGTCTACGTTGCCGGCCATCGCGGCATGGTCGGTTCTGCCGTGGTTCGCCTGCTCGAGGCCAGGGGCTTCGAGAACCTGATCCTCCGCACTCGCGCCGAGCTCGACCTGACCGATGCCGCGGCCGTGAAGACGTTCTTCGAGACCGAGAAGCCGGAGGTCGTGATCGTCGCCGCCGCCCGCGTTGGCGGCATTCACGCGAACTCCACGTATCCCGCCGAGTTTCTCCACGAGAATCTCGCCAGTGCGCACAACGTCATTCACCAGGCCTGGCTCAGCGGCGTGAAGCGCCTGCTCTTCCTCGGCAGTTCCTGCATCTATCCGCGGCTCGCCCCGCAGCCGATGACCGAGGAATGCCTGCTCACCTCCGAGCTCGAGCCGACGAACGAGCCCTACGCCATCGCCAAGATCACCGGACTGAAGCTCTGCCAGTATTACCGCAAACAATACGGGGTGCTGTTCCACTCCGCCATGCCGACGAATCTCTACGGCCCCGGCGACAACTACCATCCCGACAACTCGCACGTGCTGCCGGCACTCATTCGCCGCTTCCACGAAGCCAGGGAATCCCACGCCGAGAGCGTCACCATCTGGGGCACCGGCTCGCCGTATCGCGAGTTCCTCCACTCCGACGACCTTGCCGCCGGCCTCTTCGCCGTGCTGCAGATGGAGGATCCCCCGGACTGGATCAACGTCGGCTACGGCTCCGACGTGACCATTCGCGAGCTCGCCGAAACGATCGCCCGCGTGATCGGCTTCCAAGGCCGCCTCGAATGGGACACCACGAAGCCCGACGGCACGCCGCGCAAGCTCATGGACAGCTCGAAGCTGCTCGCCACGGGATGGCGGCCTTCCTTCGATCTCGAAAGCGGCATCCGCAACGCCTACGAGGATTTTCTCGAGCACCTGCGCACAGCCACCCTGCG